A genome region from Phoenix dactylifera cultivar Barhee BC4 chromosome 18, palm_55x_up_171113_PBpolish2nd_filt_p, whole genome shotgun sequence includes the following:
- the LOC103717385 gene encoding uncharacterized protein LOC103717385 yields the protein MVDGPLSPPHPPPPPPIALLPPIPTARASESKRESNRDDGIGRWNQGLLPGEEEGRSDQALPQAVFHCRSGLLSCPQVRPCPSTVKGELMTCSKHLNSNLFYAALGGLGQFGVITGARIALELAQTKVDLAPGMIHVQYMLMSLVMSYPKGELDKI from the exons ATGGTTGATG GGCCGCTCTCGCccccacaccccccccccccccccccaatcgCCCTCCTTCCCCCAATTCCAACTGCGCGAGCGAGCGAGAGCAAGCGAGAGAGTAATAGGGACGATGGCATCGGCCGGTGGAATCAGGGGCTTCtaccgggagaagaagaagggcggAGTGACCAAGCCCTCCCCCAAGCCGTATTCCACTGCCGATCCGGCCTGCTCTCCTGTCCTCAAGTCCGCCCATGTCCAAG CACAGTGAAAGGGGAGCTAATGACTTGTTCCAAGCACCTCAACTCCAATTTGTTTTATGCGGCTCTAGGAGGATTAGGCCAGTTTGGTGTCATCACCGGAGCTAGAATCGCCTTGGAGCTGGCACAGACAAAG GTGGATCTTGCACCTGGAATGATACATGTTCAATACATGTTGATGTCCCTGGTGATGAGTTACCCGAAAGGGGAATTGGATAAGATTTAA